In Mercenaria mercenaria strain notata chromosome 15, MADL_Memer_1, whole genome shotgun sequence, a single genomic region encodes these proteins:
- the LOC123562454 gene encoding uncharacterized protein LOC123562454 produces MEVCKKTGLRGLSKESFEKAFRKVKSESFSEEWEIKLLTHDMQDAAILFMKEHFVPYEPLVLLFDVQWNEGAEQYWKAVFEQMITLVLTSKVSGGIIAIRGIEIVSKTDRINTENIPDERLRNLLEYLNYCDDHAKFFEYYRTDEAIHFSGLAVAKSYRRRGIPT; encoded by the exons ATGGAGGTTTGTAAAAAGACAGGTTTACGGGGACTTTCAAAAGAATCATTTGAAAAG GCATTTAGAAAAGTCAAGTCAGAGAGCTTCTCTGAGGAATGGGAGATAAAATTACTGACGCACGATATGCAAGAcgccgccattttgtttatgaaaGAGCACTTTGTTCCATATGAACCACTGGTTTTGTTGTTTGATGTGCAATGGAATGAAGGTGCAGAACAGTACTGGAAAGCTGTATTCGAGCAAATGATAACTTTAGTTCTTACAAGTAAAGTAAGCGGCGGAATAATCGCTATACGTGGAATTGAAATAGTCAGTAAAACTGACAGGATAAATACAGAAAACATACCGGACGAGCGCCTTCGTAATTTACTGGAGTATTTAAACTACTGCGATGACCATGCTAAATTCTTTGAGTATTACAGAACTGACGAGGCAATCCATTTTTCGGGTCTTGCTGTAGCTAAGTCATACAGGCGAAGAGGGATTCCGACATAA